From Pseudomonas sp. FP2335, the proteins below share one genomic window:
- a CDS encoding Lrp/AsnC ligand binding domain-containing protein — translation MRTNTQTKRELDKIDRNILRILQTDGRISFTELGEKVGLSTTPCTERVRRLEREGIIMGYNARLNPQHLKGSLLVFVEISLDYKSGDTFEEFRRAVLKLPHVLECHLVSGDFDYLVKARISEMASYRKLLGDILLKLPHVRESKSYIVMEEVKESLNLPIPD, via the coding sequence ATGCGTACCAATACCCAGACCAAGCGGGAGCTGGACAAGATCGACCGCAACATCCTGCGAATCCTGCAAACCGACGGGCGGATTTCGTTCACGGAGCTGGGAGAAAAAGTCGGGCTGTCGACCACGCCGTGCACCGAGCGCGTGCGCCGGTTGGAGCGCGAAGGGATCATCATGGGCTACAACGCGCGGCTCAACCCTCAGCATTTGAAGGGGAGTTTGCTGGTATTTGTCGAGATCAGCCTCGATTACAAGTCAGGCGACACCTTTGAGGAATTCCGCCGCGCCGTACTGAAACTGCCCCATGTGCTGGAGTGCCACCTGGTGTCGGGTGACTTCGACTACCTGGTGAAGGCGCGGATTTCCGAGATGGCCTCGTACCGCAAATTGCTTGGCGACATCCTGCTCAAGCTGCCCCATGTGCGGGAGTCCAAGAGCTATATCGTGATGGAAGAAGTGAAAGAGAGCCTGAACCTGCCGATTCCCGATTAA
- a CDS encoding YkgJ family cysteine cluster protein has product MSCNNQKISALRRQIPSFECVPGCHDCCGPVTTSPEEMSRLPRKTAAEQDAAMDELNCVHLGPSGCTVYDERPLICRLFGTTKTLPCPNGRRPVELIHPRVEKQIHDYMASTRQVLV; this is encoded by the coding sequence ATGAGTTGCAACAACCAAAAGATCAGCGCACTGCGCCGACAGATTCCTTCGTTCGAGTGCGTCCCCGGCTGCCACGACTGCTGTGGGCCGGTGACCACTTCGCCTGAAGAAATGTCCCGTCTGCCGCGCAAGACTGCGGCCGAGCAGGACGCTGCCATGGACGAGCTGAACTGTGTGCACCTGGGCCCCAGCGGTTGCACGGTGTACGACGAGCGGCCACTGATCTGTCGGCTGTTCGGCACCACTAAGACCTTGCCGTGCCCGAATGGGAGACGGCCGGTGGAGCTGATCCACCCGCGGGTGGAAAAGCAGATCCACGACTATATGGCGAGCACCCGGCAGGTATTGGTCTGA
- a CDS encoding FAD-binding oxidoreductase — protein sequence MTASARHTASYYAATSVPQPDYPVLTGEMTADVCVVGGGFSGLNTALELAERGFSVVLLEARKIAWGASGRNGGQLIRGVGHGLEQFTPVIGSDGVRQMKLMGLEAVEIVRERVERFQIPCDLTWGYCDLANKPRDLQGLAEDAEELRSLGYRHEVRLLQASQMSSVIGSDRYVGGMIDMGSGHLHPLNLALGEAAAAQRLGVQLFEQSAVTRIDYGPEINVHTTQGNVRAKTLVLACNAYLNGLNPQLSGKVLPAGSYIIATEPLSEAQAASLLPQNMAVCDQRVTVDYFRLSADRRLLFGGACHYSGRDPQDIGAYMRPKMLKVFPQLADVKIDYQWGGMIGIGANRLPQIGRLPDQPNVYYAQAYAGHGLNATHLAGKLLAEAISGQQQGRFDLFAQVPHITFPGGKHLRSPLLALGMLWHRLKELM from the coding sequence ATGACCGCCAGCGCCCGGCACACCGCTTCCTACTATGCCGCCACCAGCGTGCCGCAACCCGATTACCCGGTACTGACCGGCGAAATGACGGCCGACGTGTGCGTGGTCGGCGGTGGCTTTTCCGGGCTGAACACCGCCCTGGAGCTGGCCGAACGCGGCTTCAGCGTGGTGCTGCTGGAAGCCCGCAAAATCGCCTGGGGCGCCAGCGGGCGCAATGGCGGCCAATTGATTCGCGGCGTCGGCCATGGCCTCGAGCAGTTCACCCCAGTGATCGGCAGCGACGGCGTGCGCCAGATGAAGCTGATGGGCCTGGAAGCTGTGGAGATCGTGCGCGAGCGCGTCGAACGCTTCCAGATCCCCTGCGACCTGACCTGGGGCTACTGCGACCTCGCCAACAAACCCCGCGACCTGCAAGGCCTGGCCGAAGACGCCGAAGAGTTGCGCAGCCTGGGCTATCGCCACGAAGTACGCCTACTGCAAGCCAGCCAGATGAGCAGCGTGATCGGCTCGGACCGTTACGTAGGCGGCATGATCGACATGGGCTCCGGCCACCTGCACCCACTCAACCTCGCGTTGGGCGAAGCCGCCGCCGCGCAGCGACTGGGCGTGCAGTTGTTTGAGCAATCCGCCGTCACGCGCATCGACTACGGCCCCGAGATCAACGTGCACACCACCCAGGGCAACGTGCGCGCCAAGACCCTGGTGCTGGCCTGCAACGCCTACCTGAACGGCTTGAACCCGCAGTTGAGCGGCAAAGTGCTGCCTGCCGGCAGCTACATCATCGCCACCGAACCGTTGAGCGAAGCCCAGGCAGCCAGCCTGCTGCCACAGAACATGGCCGTATGTGACCAGCGGGTGACAGTGGACTACTTCCGCTTGTCCGCCGACCGACGCCTGCTGTTCGGTGGCGCCTGCCACTACTCCGGCCGCGATCCGCAGGACATCGGCGCCTATATGCGGCCGAAAATGCTCAAGGTGTTCCCGCAATTGGCCGACGTGAAGATCGATTACCAGTGGGGCGGCATGATTGGCATCGGCGCCAACCGCCTGCCGCAGATCGGCCGGCTGCCCGACCAACCCAATGTGTATTACGCCCAGGCCTACGCCGGCCATGGCCTCAACGCCACGCACCTGGCGGGCAAGCTACTGGCCGAGGCCATCAGCGGCCAGCAGCAGGGCCGCTTCGATCTGTTCGCCCAGGTGCCGCACATCACCTTCCCCGGCGGCAAGCATTTGCGCTCGCCACTGTTGGCGCTAGGGATGCTCTGGCACCGCCTCAAAGAGCTGATGTGA
- a CDS encoding DUF1127 domain-containing protein: MSGMSDVRLALHSQELEAEQGRTLSAPANSRWSLFWHRSHTRKALLDMTAEQLRDIGLSAEQARQEGVKPFWRK, from the coding sequence ATGAGCGGCATGAGCGATGTGCGGTTGGCGTTACACAGTCAGGAACTGGAAGCGGAGCAGGGACGCACGCTGTCGGCGCCGGCCAACAGCCGCTGGAGTCTGTTCTGGCACCGCAGCCATACGCGCAAGGCCTTGCTGGACATGACCGCCGAACAGCTCAGGGACATCGGCCTCAGCGCAGAACAGGCGCGCCAGGAAGGGGTGAAACCGTTCTGGCGCAAGTGA
- a CDS encoding PLP-dependent aminotransferase family protein, whose translation MTLYVNLADLLGTRIEQGFYRPGDRLPSVRALSVEHGVSLSTVQQAYRLLEDNGLAMPKPKSGYFVPVGRELPALPEVGRPAQRPVDISQWDQVLELIRAVPRKDVIQMGRGMPDVLSPTLKPLLRSLARVSRRQDLPGLYYDNIMGCMELREQIARLSLDSGCQLNAEDIVVTTGCHEALSASIRAICEPGDIVAVDSPSFHGAMQTLKGLGMKALEIPTDPITGISLEALELALEQWPIKVIQLTPNCNNPLGYIMPEARKRALLTLAQRFDVAIIEDDVYGELAYSYPRPRTIKSFDEDGRVLLCSSFSKTLAPGLRIGWVAPGRYLERVLHMKYISTGSTATQPQIAIAEFLKNGHFEPHLRRMRTQYQRNRDLMLDWVSRYFPAGTRASRPQGSFMLWVELPDGFDTLKLNRILLEQGVQVAVGSIFSASGKYRNCLRMNYGAKPSPQIEEAVRKVGAAAIKLLNEEMH comes from the coding sequence ATGACCCTATACGTCAACCTCGCCGATTTGCTGGGCACGCGCATCGAACAAGGCTTCTACCGTCCCGGCGATCGCTTGCCTTCCGTACGCGCCTTGAGCGTGGAACACGGGGTCAGCTTGAGCACCGTGCAACAGGCCTATCGCTTGCTGGAAGATAATGGCCTGGCGATGCCCAAGCCCAAATCCGGCTACTTTGTGCCGGTCGGCCGCGAGTTGCCGGCCCTGCCTGAAGTCGGCCGCCCGGCCCAGCGCCCGGTGGACATTTCCCAGTGGGACCAGGTGCTGGAGCTGATTCGCGCCGTCCCGCGCAAAGACGTCATACAGATGGGCCGCGGCATGCCGGATGTGCTGTCACCGACCCTCAAGCCCCTGCTGCGCAGCCTCGCTCGCGTGAGCCGCCGCCAGGATCTGCCGGGGCTGTATTACGACAACATCATGGGCTGTATGGAATTGCGCGAACAGATCGCTCGGCTGTCATTGGATTCCGGCTGCCAACTGAACGCCGAAGACATTGTGGTCACCACCGGTTGCCATGAGGCGCTGTCTGCGAGCATCCGCGCCATTTGTGAACCTGGGGATATTGTCGCGGTGGATTCACCCAGCTTTCACGGTGCCATGCAGACCCTCAAGGGCCTGGGCATGAAGGCCCTGGAAATCCCCACCGACCCCATCACCGGCATCAGCCTGGAAGCCCTGGAACTGGCCCTGGAACAATGGCCGATCAAGGTCATCCAACTGACCCCCAACTGCAACAACCCGCTGGGCTACATCATGCCGGAAGCGCGCAAACGCGCCCTGCTGACCCTGGCCCAGCGCTTTGACGTGGCGATCATCGAAGACGATGTGTATGGCGAATTGGCCTACAGCTACCCGCGCCCGCGCACGATCAAATCCTTCGACGAAGACGGCCGCGTACTGCTCTGCAGTTCGTTCTCCAAAACCCTGGCGCCCGGCCTGCGCATCGGTTGGGTAGCACCGGGGCGTTACCTGGAACGGGTGCTGCACATGAAATACATCAGCACCGGCTCGACTGCGACCCAACCGCAGATTGCGATCGCAGAATTTCTGAAAAACGGCCACTTCGAACCGCATTTGCGGCGGATGCGCACTCAATACCAGCGCAATCGCGACCTGATGCTCGATTGGGTCAGCCGCTACTTTCCCGCGGGCACACGAGCCAGCCGCCCTCAGGGCAGCTTTATGCTGTGGGTCGAGTTGCCGGATGGCTTTGATACCTTGAAGCTCAACCGGATCTTGCTGGAACAAGGCGTACAGGTGGCGGTAGGCAGCATCTTCTCGGCCTCGGGCAAATACCGGAACTGCCTGCGCATGAACTACGGCGCCAAGCCGAGCCCGCAGATCGAAGAGGCCGTGCGCAAGGTCGGTGCTGCCGCGATCAAACTGCTGAACGAGGAAATGCACTGA
- a CDS encoding phospholipase D family protein yields MMQRLFPFFLLGALALGGCATVNAPRVPSDALPAAQSSFGRSIQAQAAPYQGRSGFRLLPNSSEAFMARAELIRNAQTSLDLQYYIVHDGISTRMLVDELLKAADRGVRVRILLDDTTSDGLDQIIATLAAHPKIEIRLFNPLHLGRSTGVTRAMGRLFNLSLQHRRMHNKLWLADNSAAIVGGRNLGDEYFDAEPNLNFTDIDMLSLGPVAEQLGHSFDQYWNSALSKPIDDFVSNTPSKGDLATARARLQDSLAESRQQHYALYNRLRTYQTQPRMDTWRRELIWAWNQALWDAPSKVLATAEPDPHLLLTTQLAPELAGVNHELIMISAYFVPGQPGLVYLTGRADAGVSVSLLTNALEATDVPAVHGGYAPYRKALLEHGVKLYELRRQPGDGSGSGPHLFRRGTFRGSDSSLHSKAMIFDREKSFIGSFNFDPRSVLWNTEVGVLVDSPELAEHVRNLALQGMAPALSYEPKLQDGQLVWVTEDNGQLHTLNREPGSWWRRFNAWFATSVGLERML; encoded by the coding sequence ATGATGCAACGGCTATTCCCGTTTTTCCTGTTGGGAGCCCTGGCCCTCGGCGGCTGTGCCACCGTGAACGCACCGCGCGTCCCCAGCGATGCGCTGCCCGCCGCCCAGTCGTCGTTCGGCCGCTCGATCCAGGCCCAGGCCGCGCCTTACCAGGGCCGCTCCGGGTTTCGCCTGCTGCCCAACAGCAGCGAGGCGTTCATGGCCCGCGCCGAACTGATCCGCAACGCCCAGACCAGCCTCGACTTGCAGTACTACATCGTCCACGACGGTATCAGCACGCGCATGCTCGTGGACGAACTGCTCAAGGCCGCCGACCGCGGTGTGCGTGTGCGCATCCTGCTGGACGACACCACCAGCGACGGCCTCGACCAGATCATCGCCACCCTCGCCGCCCACCCCAAGATCGAAATCCGCCTGTTCAACCCGTTGCATCTGGGCCGCAGCACCGGCGTGACGCGGGCCATGGGTCGTCTGTTCAATCTGTCTTTGCAGCACCGGCGCATGCACAACAAGTTGTGGCTGGCCGACAACAGCGCAGCCATCGTCGGCGGGCGCAATCTGGGCGATGAGTATTTCGACGCCGAGCCCAACCTGAATTTCACCGACATCGACATGCTCAGCCTGGGCCCGGTGGCCGAGCAGCTCGGCCACAGCTTCGACCAGTACTGGAACAGTGCCCTGAGCAAGCCGATTGACGACTTTGTCTCCAACACGCCATCCAAAGGCGACTTGGCGACCGCACGCGCGCGCCTGCAAGACTCGCTGGCCGAATCACGCCAGCAGCATTACGCCCTGTACAACCGGCTGCGCACCTATCAGACCCAACCGCGCATGGACACCTGGCGCCGCGAGTTGATCTGGGCCTGGAACCAGGCGCTGTGGGATGCGCCGAGCAAGGTGCTGGCCACGGCCGAACCGGACCCGCACTTGCTGCTCACCACCCAACTCGCGCCGGAGCTGGCAGGGGTCAATCACGAGCTGATCATGATCTCGGCGTACTTCGTGCCCGGCCAGCCGGGGCTGGTGTACCTGACCGGGCGCGCCGACGCAGGCGTGTCCGTGAGCCTGCTGACCAACGCCCTGGAGGCCACCGACGTACCGGCCGTGCACGGCGGCTACGCGCCGTATCGCAAGGCCCTGCTGGAACACGGGGTAAAACTCTACGAACTGCGCCGCCAACCGGGCGATGGCAGCGGCAGCGGCCCCCACCTGTTTCGGCGTGGCACCTTTCGCGGTTCGGACTCCAGCCTGCACAGCAAGGCGATGATCTTTGATCGGGAAAAGTCCTTCATCGGCTCGTTCAATTTCGACCCGCGTTCGGTGCTTTGGAACACCGAAGTCGGCGTATTGGTCGACAGTCCCGAACTGGCTGAACATGTGCGCAACCTGGCGCTGCAAGGCATGGCGCCAGCGTTGAGTTATGAACCAAAATTGCAGGATGGGCAGTTGGTGTGGGTGACCGAGGACAACGGCCAATTGCACACCCTGAACCGCGAGCCGGGCAGTTGGTGGCGGCGCTTCAATGCATGGTTTGCCACGTCTGTGGGCCTGGAACGCATGCTTTAA